From the genome of Vicia villosa cultivar HV-30 ecotype Madison, WI linkage group LG2, Vvil1.0, whole genome shotgun sequence, one region includes:
- the LOC131649049 gene encoding protein neprosin-like: protein MDLKVFLVLSLCIIYCKIDARKNTLLDGENHFTLSNSLMKIQHQLDSDFECVDIYKQPALQNPLLKNHKIQLYPTFANNTIRSRSSYGKTVDGCSAGKVPIYNRRKIHQNITNSSSRLQTNDFHQYSENSSGYHTVTLDTTRNMIFRGASADIGAYNLSLQVKQSSISSIWVESGPPVELNSIKVGLGVHPSLYGDSQLRLTGHWTADNYQKTGCYNIVCPGFVQVNHDKDYAIGSVSYPTSSIGSTTKYIGYIKIKQDQTTGHWWLIIQTTESMYVGYWPKELFTHLSKGASLIRFGGETYAPPNNDSPPMGSGRLPREKFRNSGFMGLVKIINSEYNEIDINPEDMKRYTNTNSECYDLWYKGYEGSQYRQAFLYGGPGGRNCDI, encoded by the exons ATGGATTTAAAAGTCTTTCTAGTTCTTAGTTTGTGCATAATATATTGTAAAATTGATGCTAGAAAGAATACTTTACTAGATGGGGAAAATCATTTTACTCTATCTAATAGCCTCATG AAAATCCAGCATCAACTGGACAGTGATTTTGAGTGTGTTGATATCTACAAGCAACCTGCTCTACAAAACCCTTtactaaaaaatcacaaaattcag CTTTATCCAACCTTTGCAAATAATACCATCCGGAGTAGATCATCTTATGGTAAAACTGTGGATGGATGTTCTGCGGGAAAAGTGCCCATTTACAATAGAAGAAAAATACATCAAAATATTACTAACTCATCTTCAAGATTACAGACGAATGATTTTCATCAATATTCAGAAAACTCATCTGGCTATCAT ACCGTTACTCTTGATACAACCAGAAACATGATATTTCGCGGAGCATCCGCGGACATAGGCGCGTATAATCTGTCGCTTCAAGTAAAACAATCCAGCATATCTTCAATATGGGTAGAAAGTGGACCCCCAGTAGAACTTAATAGCATAAAAGTCGGACTTGGA GTTCATCCAAGTTTATATGGAGATAGTCAACTGCGATTAACAGGTCATTGGACG GCCGATAATTACCAAAAAACTGGATGTTATAATATTGTCTGTCCGGGTTTTGTGCAAGTCAACCATGACAAAGATTATGCTATTGGTTCTGTCTCATATCCTACTAGTTCGATTGGATCAACAACAAAATATATTGGTTATATCAAAATCAAACAG GATCAGACTACAGGTCATTGGTGGTTAATTATTCAAACTACAGAATCAATGTATGTTGGATATTGGCCAAAAGAATTATTCACTCACTTAAGCAAAGGAGCGTCTTTAATAAGATTTGGAGGTGAAACCTATGCGCCACCAAATAATGATAGTCCTCCCATGGGTAGTGGGAGATTGCCAAGAGAAAAATTCAGAAACTCGGGTTTCATGGGATTAGTAAAGATTATTAATTCAGAATATAACGAAATTGACATAAACCCTGAAGATATGAAGCGGTATACCAATACCAATTCAGAGTGTTATGACTTGTGGTACAAAGGTTATGAAGGATCTCAATACAGACAAGCTTTTCTTTATGGTGGTCCAGGAGGACGGAATTGTGATATATGA